The Thermus brockianus genome window below encodes:
- a CDS encoding ABC transporter substrate-binding protein encodes MKRWLAVALALALSAWAQGTLKVGVVVSATGPAASLGIPERNTFLLLQDLLDRQGGVAGRKVQFVILDDASDTTQAVRNTRRLVEEGAVAIVGTTTTPASLGMIPVVAEAKVPKISLAASKDIIYPVDAQRFWVFKTPQTEELMARAIVADMVARGVKTVGYIGFNDAYGEGWARFFEAEAKAKGLQVVASERYNRTDTSVTGQALRLIARRPDAILIGASGTPAVLPQRTLKERGYPGLIYQTHGVANPDFLRVGGQDVEGTLLPAGPILVAEQLPGTFPSKRVALDYIQRYEARYGIGSYSTFGAHAWDAWLILRPALERALKRADPDKDLAAFRAALRDEIEATRNLVATHGVFTFTKEDHLGLRFEDAAVMVRVERGRWKLERTFR; translated from the coding sequence ATGAAGCGTTGGTTGGCGGTAGCGTTGGCCCTGGCCCTTTCCGCTTGGGCGCAGGGCACCTTGAAGGTGGGGGTGGTGGTCTCGGCCACGGGGCCCGCCGCCTCCTTGGGCATCCCCGAGCGCAACACCTTCCTCCTCTTGCAGGACCTCCTGGACCGCCAGGGGGGTGTGGCGGGGCGGAAGGTGCAGTTCGTCATCCTGGACGACGCCTCGGACACCACCCAGGCGGTGCGGAACACGAGGCGCCTGGTGGAGGAGGGCGCCGTGGCCATCGTGGGCACCACCACCACCCCCGCCTCCTTGGGCATGATCCCCGTGGTGGCGGAGGCCAAGGTGCCCAAGATCTCCCTGGCCGCCAGCAAGGACATCATCTACCCCGTGGACGCCCAGCGTTTCTGGGTCTTCAAGACCCCCCAGACGGAGGAGCTCATGGCCCGGGCCATCGTGGCGGACATGGTGGCCCGGGGCGTGAAGACGGTGGGCTACATCGGCTTTAACGACGCCTACGGGGAGGGTTGGGCCCGCTTCTTTGAGGCGGAGGCCAAGGCCAAAGGCCTCCAGGTGGTGGCCAGCGAGCGCTACAACCGCACGGACACCAGCGTCACCGGCCAGGCCCTTCGCCTCATCGCCCGCCGGCCCGACGCCATTCTCATCGGGGCGAGCGGCACCCCGGCGGTCCTTCCCCAGCGCACCCTGAAGGAGCGGGGCTACCCGGGCCTCATCTACCAGACCCACGGGGTGGCGAACCCCGATTTCCTGCGGGTGGGCGGCCAGGACGTGGAGGGCACCCTCCTCCCCGCCGGGCCCATCCTGGTGGCGGAGCAGCTTCCCGGCACCTTCCCCTCCAAGCGGGTGGCCCTGGACTACATCCAGCGCTACGAGGCCAGGTACGGCATCGGGAGCTACTCCACCTTCGGGGCCCACGCCTGGGACGCCTGGCTCATCCTGCGCCCCGCCCTGGAGAGGGCCCTGAAGAGGGCAGACCCCGACAAGGACCTGGCCGCCTTCCGCGCCGCCCTGAGGGACGAGATTGAGGCCACCCGCAACCTGGTGGCCACCCACGGGGTCTTCACCTTCACCAAGGAGGACCACCTGGGCCTGCGCTTTGAGGACGCCGCCGTCATGGTCCGGGTGGAGAGGGGCCGCTGGAAGCTGGAGCGCACTTTCCGCTAA
- the hpaD gene encoding 3,4-dihydroxyphenylacetate 2,3-dioxygenase: MAIVRVGFLEVWVRDLERSLEFYRGLLGMLLERREGKAAYLRGYEEREWSLKLKEAPFPAVAALGFKVDSEEGVSALKAWAEREGLPHREEADWARPRILRVQDPFGYPLAFYFQAEKLPRMLQEYHLHRGPGLLRLDHINLFSPEVDQATRYYQEALGFRLTEYTEDEEGRLWASWLHRKGNVHDVAFTNGEGPRLHHFAYWLPDPMAIIRAADILAGARRTEEIERGPGRHGISNAMFLYLRDPDGHRVELYTSDYLTVDPDLPPVRWSLNDPRRQTLWGHRTPKSWFLEGSTLLDLSGNPVPRRASRLEGIPEHVI, translated from the coding sequence ATGGCCATCGTAAGGGTGGGTTTCCTGGAAGTTTGGGTGCGGGACCTGGAAAGGAGCCTGGAGTTCTACCGGGGGCTTTTGGGGATGCTCCTGGAGAGGCGGGAGGGTAAGGCGGCCTACCTTCGGGGCTACGAGGAAAGGGAGTGGAGCCTGAAGCTCAAGGAGGCCCCCTTTCCGGCTGTGGCCGCCCTCGGTTTCAAGGTGGACTCGGAGGAGGGCGTTTCCGCCCTTAAGGCCTGGGCGGAGAGGGAAGGGCTTCCCCACCGGGAGGAGGCGGACTGGGCCCGCCCCCGGATCCTCCGGGTGCAGGACCCCTTCGGCTACCCCTTGGCCTTCTACTTCCAGGCGGAAAAGCTTCCCCGGATGCTCCAGGAGTACCACCTCCACCGGGGGCCCGGCCTCCTCCGCCTAGACCACATCAACCTCTTCTCCCCGGAGGTGGACCAGGCCACCCGCTACTACCAGGAGGCCCTGGGCTTCCGCCTCACCGAGTACACGGAGGACGAGGAGGGGAGGCTTTGGGCGAGCTGGCTCCACCGCAAGGGGAACGTGCACGACGTGGCCTTCACCAATGGGGAAGGCCCTAGGCTCCACCACTTCGCCTACTGGCTTCCCGACCCCATGGCCATCATCCGGGCGGCGGACATCCTGGCGGGGGCGAGGCGCACGGAGGAGATTGAAAGGGGCCCCGGGCGGCACGGCATCTCCAACGCCATGTTCCTCTACCTGCGCGACCCCGATGGGCACCGGGTGGAGCTTTACACCTCGGACTACCTCACCGTGGACCCCGACCTGCCCCCGGTGCGCTGGAGCCTCAACGACCCCAGGCGCCAGACCCTCTGGGGCCACCGCACGCCCAAGAGCTGGTTCCTGGAGGGGAGCACCCTTCTGGACCTTTCGGGGAACCCGGTGCCCAGGCGGGCCTCGAGGCTAGAGGGTATCCCCGAGCACGTGATCTAG
- the hpaC gene encoding 4-hydroxyphenylacetate 3-monooxygenase reductase subunit: MEEAFKEALSRFASGVTVVAARAGEERGMTATAFMSLSLRPPLVALAVSEGARLLPLLEEAGAFTVSFLREGQEGVSEHFAGRPREGVGLVEGRVEGALAVLRCRLEALYPGGDHRLVVGRVEAVDLGEMGPPLVYFARGYRRLLWPS; encoded by the coding sequence CTGGAGGAGGCCTTCAAGGAGGCCCTAAGCCGCTTCGCCAGCGGCGTCACCGTGGTGGCGGCGCGGGCGGGGGAGGAGCGGGGCATGACCGCCACCGCCTTTATGTCCCTAAGCCTCAGGCCCCCCTTGGTGGCCCTGGCGGTGAGCGAGGGGGCGAGGCTCTTGCCCCTTTTGGAGGAAGCGGGGGCCTTCACGGTGAGCTTCCTGCGGGAGGGACAGGAGGGGGTTTCGGAGCACTTCGCCGGCAGGCCAAGGGAAGGGGTGGGCCTGGTGGAAGGCCGGGTGGAAGGGGCCTTGGCGGTCCTGAGGTGCCGCCTCGAGGCCCTCTACCCGGGTGGGGACCACCGCCTCGTGGTGGGGCGGGTGGAGGCGGTGGACCTTGGGGAGATGGGCCCGCCCCTCGTCTACTTCGCCCGCGGCTACAGGAGGCTTTTATGGCCATCGTAA
- the hpaB gene encoding 4-hydroxyphenylacetate 3-monooxygenase, oxygenase component, producing MARTGAEYMEALRERPPNLWYKGEKVEDPTTHPVFRGIVRAMAALYDLQHDPRYREVLTYEAEGKRHGTSFLIPKTKEDLKRRGQAYKLWADQNLGMMGRSPDYLNAVVMAYAASAEYFGEFAENVRNYYRYLRDHDLATTHALTNPQVNRAKPPSAQPDPYIPVGVVRQTEKGIVVRGARMTATFPLADEVLIFPSTLLKEGPGSEKYAIAFALPTSTPGLHFVCREALVGGDSPFDHPLSSRLEEMDCLVIFDDVLVPWERVFILGNVELCNNAYAQTGALNHMAHQVVALKTAKTEAFLGVAALMAEGIGADAYGHVQEKIAEIIVYLEAMKAFWTRAEEEAQENAFGLLVPDRKALDGARNLYPRLYPRLREILEQIGASGLITLPSEKDFKGPLAPLLDKYLQGATLDARERVALFRLAWDMTLSGFGARQELYERFFFGDPVRMYQTLYQVYDKEPYKERIRAYLRAALGVFAQEEVEA from the coding sequence ATGGCGAGGACGGGAGCGGAGTACATGGAGGCCCTACGGGAGAGGCCCCCGAACCTCTGGTACAAGGGGGAGAAGGTGGAGGACCCCACCACCCACCCGGTCTTCCGGGGCATCGTGCGCGCCATGGCGGCCCTATATGACCTGCAGCACGACCCCCGCTACCGGGAGGTCCTCACCTACGAGGCGGAGGGGAAGCGCCACGGCACGAGCTTCCTCATCCCCAAGACCAAGGAGGACCTAAAGCGGCGGGGCCAGGCCTACAAGCTCTGGGCGGACCAGAACCTGGGCATGATGGGCCGAAGCCCCGATTACCTGAACGCCGTGGTCATGGCCTATGCGGCGAGCGCCGAGTACTTCGGGGAGTTCGCCGAGAACGTCCGGAACTACTACCGGTACCTCCGGGACCACGACCTGGCCACCACCCACGCCCTCACCAACCCCCAGGTGAACCGGGCCAAGCCCCCTTCCGCCCAGCCCGACCCCTACATCCCCGTGGGGGTGGTGCGGCAGACGGAGAAGGGGATCGTGGTGCGGGGGGCCCGGATGACCGCCACCTTCCCCTTGGCGGACGAGGTCTTAATCTTCCCCTCCACCCTCCTCAAAGAGGGGCCGGGAAGCGAGAAGTACGCCATCGCCTTTGCCCTTCCCACCTCCACCCCCGGGCTCCACTTCGTCTGCCGGGAGGCCCTGGTGGGGGGGGATAGCCCCTTTGACCACCCCCTCAGCAGCCGCCTCGAGGAGATGGACTGCCTGGTCATCTTTGACGATGTCCTGGTGCCCTGGGAGCGGGTCTTCATCCTGGGGAACGTGGAGCTCTGCAACAACGCCTACGCCCAGACCGGGGCGTTGAACCACATGGCCCACCAGGTGGTGGCCCTGAAAACGGCCAAGACGGAGGCCTTCTTAGGGGTGGCGGCCCTCATGGCCGAGGGCATCGGGGCCGACGCCTACGGCCACGTGCAGGAAAAGATCGCCGAGATCATCGTCTACCTCGAGGCCATGAAGGCCTTCTGGACCCGGGCGGAGGAGGAGGCCCAGGAAAACGCCTTTGGCCTCCTGGTGCCGGACCGCAAGGCGCTGGATGGGGCTAGGAACCTCTACCCGAGGCTTTACCCAAGGCTTCGGGAAATCCTAGAGCAGATCGGGGCGAGCGGCCTCATCACCCTCCCCTCCGAGAAGGACTTCAAGGGCCCCTTGGCGCCCCTCCTGGACAAGTACCTCCAAGGGGCCACCTTGGACGCCCGGGAGCGGGTGGCCCTCTTCCGCCTGGCCTGGGACATGACCCTCTCGGGGTTCGGGGCCCGGCAGGAGCTTTACGAGCGCTTCTTCTTCGGCGACCCCGTGCGCATGTACCAGACCCTTTACCAGGTGTACGATAAGGAGCCCTACAAGGAGCGGATCCGGGCCTACCTCAGGGCCGCCCTCGGCGTCTTCGCCCAGGAGGAGGTGGAGGCGTGA
- the hpaE gene encoding 5-carboxymethyl-2-hydroxymuconate semialdehyde dehydrogenase, producing MRYADAVAGIPWETIEAVRQRLKEKPALHFIGGAFLPSESGETFPSLDPASNEVLGHAARGGAREVDRAARAAHEAFARWSRTKAKERKRYLLKVAELIEKHADELAVMECLDAGQVLRIVRAQVARAAENFAFYAEYAEHAMEDRTYPVDRDWLYYALRVPVGPVGIITPWNAPLMLSTWRIAPALAFGDTVVLKPAEWSPFTASKLAEIFQEADLPPGVFNLVQGFGEEAGAALVAHPLVPLITLTGETETGKVVMQNAARHLKRLSLELGGKSPALVFADADLERALDAVVFQIYSFNGERCTASSRLLVEEGIFEDFVARVAERARAIRVGHPLDPETEVGPLIHPEHLERVLGYIRSGLEEGARLLVGGKRATRSFRGEDLSRGNYLEPTLFVGENHMKIAQEEIFGPVLLAIPFKDEEDALRKANDTRYGLAAYVFTRDLERAHRLALELEAGMVYLNSHNVRHLPTPFGGVKESGDRREGGFYALEFYTDLKGVALPLRPPHIPRFGK from the coding sequence ATGAGGTACGCCGACGCCGTGGCGGGAATCCCTTGGGAAACCATTGAGGCGGTGCGGCAACGCCTTAAGGAGAAGCCCGCCCTCCACTTCATCGGGGGGGCGTTCCTCCCCTCGGAAAGCGGGGAGACCTTCCCCAGCCTGGACCCCGCCAGCAACGAGGTCCTGGGCCATGCGGCGAGGGGCGGGGCAAGGGAGGTGGACCGCGCCGCCCGGGCGGCCCACGAGGCCTTCGCCCGCTGGAGCCGGACCAAGGCCAAGGAGAGGAAGCGCTACCTCCTCAAGGTGGCGGAGCTCATAGAGAAGCACGCCGACGAGCTCGCCGTGATGGAGTGCCTGGATGCGGGGCAGGTCCTGCGCATCGTGCGGGCCCAGGTGGCCCGCGCCGCCGAGAACTTCGCCTTCTACGCCGAGTACGCCGAGCACGCCATGGAGGACCGCACCTACCCCGTGGACCGGGACTGGCTCTACTACGCCCTCCGGGTCCCCGTGGGCCCCGTGGGCATCATCACCCCCTGGAACGCCCCCCTGATGCTCTCCACCTGGCGCATCGCCCCCGCCTTGGCCTTCGGGGATACCGTGGTCCTGAAGCCGGCGGAGTGGAGCCCCTTCACCGCCAGCAAGTTGGCGGAGATCTTCCAGGAGGCGGACCTACCCCCTGGGGTCTTCAACCTGGTCCAGGGCTTTGGGGAGGAGGCGGGGGCGGCCCTGGTGGCCCATCCCCTGGTGCCCCTCATCACCCTCACCGGGGAGACGGAGACGGGGAAGGTGGTGATGCAAAACGCCGCCCGCCACCTCAAGCGGCTTTCCCTGGAGCTCGGGGGGAAGAGCCCGGCCTTGGTCTTCGCCGACGCCGACCTGGAAAGGGCCCTGGACGCCGTGGTCTTCCAGATCTACTCCTTCAACGGGGAAAGGTGCACGGCAAGCTCCCGCCTCCTGGTGGAGGAGGGCATCTTTGAGGACTTCGTGGCCCGGGTGGCGGAAAGGGCCAGGGCCATCCGCGTGGGCCACCCCTTGGACCCCGAGACGGAGGTGGGGCCCCTCATCCATCCCGAGCACCTGGAACGCGTCCTGGGGTACATCCGCTCGGGCCTCGAGGAGGGGGCGAGGCTCCTCGTGGGGGGGAAGCGGGCCACCCGCTCCTTCCGGGGGGAGGACCTCTCCCGGGGCAACTACCTGGAGCCCACCCTCTTCGTGGGGGAGAACCACATGAAAATCGCCCAGGAGGAGATCTTCGGGCCGGTGCTCCTGGCCATCCCTTTCAAGGACGAGGAGGACGCCCTCAGGAAGGCCAACGATACCAGGTACGGCCTCGCCGCCTATGTCTTTACCCGGGACCTGGAGCGGGCCCACCGCCTGGCCCTGGAGTTGGAGGCGGGGATGGTCTACCTGAATAGCCACAACGTGCGCCACCTGCCCACCCCCTTCGGGGGGGTGAAGGAAAGCGGCGACCGGCGGGAAGGGGGCTTCTACGCCCTGGAGTTCTACACCGACCTGAAGGGCGTGGCCCTCCCCCTAAGGCCGCCCCACATTCCCAGGTTCGGCAAGTGA
- a CDS encoding fumarylacetoacetate hydrolase family protein produces MKLARFLAKGRVHQGVFRDGLLLDEAGEAHDPEGVTWLLPFTPGKVLGVALNYADHAEELGLARPEEPALFWKPNTSLLPHKGVVLYPKGARFVHYEVELAVVVGRPMKRVKAKDALGYVLGYTIANDLVARDYVTNTFRPPIRAKGRDTFLPLGPFLVVGEVEDPQNLWLRAYVNGELRQEGHTSRMLYPVAELLAFISEFMTLEPYDVLLTGTPKGISQVHPGDVMRLEIEGLGALENPIEEEA; encoded by the coding sequence ATGAAGCTCGCCCGCTTCCTCGCCAAGGGGAGGGTGCACCAGGGGGTCTTTCGGGACGGCCTCCTCCTGGACGAGGCGGGGGAGGCCCACGACCCCGAGGGGGTCACCTGGCTCCTCCCCTTCACCCCGGGGAAGGTTCTGGGGGTGGCCCTGAACTACGCCGACCACGCCGAGGAGCTGGGCCTCGCCCGCCCCGAGGAGCCCGCCCTTTTCTGGAAGCCCAACACGAGCCTCCTCCCCCACAAGGGGGTGGTGCTCTACCCCAAGGGGGCGCGGTTCGTCCACTACGAGGTGGAGCTCGCCGTGGTGGTGGGGAGGCCCATGAAGCGGGTGAAGGCCAAGGACGCCCTGGGCTACGTCCTCGGCTACACCATCGCCAACGACCTGGTGGCCCGGGACTACGTGACGAACACCTTCCGCCCCCCCATCCGGGCCAAGGGGCGGGACACCTTTTTGCCCCTCGGGCCCTTCCTGGTGGTGGGGGAGGTGGAGGACCCCCAGAACCTCTGGCTCCGGGCCTACGTGAACGGGGAACTCCGGCAGGAGGGGCACACCTCGAGGATGCTCTACCCCGTGGCCGAGCTTTTGGCCTTCATCTCCGAGTTCATGACCCTGGAACCCTACGATGTCCTCCTCACCGGCACCCCCAAGGGGATCAGCCAGGTCCACCCGGGGGACGTGATGCGCCTGGAGATTGAGGGCCTGGGGGCCCTGGAAAACCCCATAGAGGAGGAAGCATGA
- the hpaI gene encoding 2,4-dihydroxyhept-2-ene-1,7-dioic acid aldolase, with product MFQGSIPPLPTPFRRGKLDEEALRRLVERVVQGGSHGVSVGGTTGEPGTQTLEERKRAIEVVLDQVAGRVPVIPGTGALRLEETLELTRFAQEAGAQGAMVIVPYYVKPNQEGLYRYFAEVAKAVPDFPLLIYNIPGRAGVEIAPKTVARLRRDFPNIVGLKHSSKDLEYLSQLFAEAGRDFLVFCGLESLTLPMMSLGAVGTIAATANWLPKEVALLCEKALAGDYEGARELHYYLLEANEAIFWDTNPIPLKTVLAWMGLLEKEWRPPLGPTTPEIEARLRRMAERYGLVPVEAA from the coding sequence ATGTTCCAGGGTTCCATACCGCCCTTACCCACACCCTTTCGCAGGGGCAAGCTGGACGAGGAGGCCCTGCGCCGCCTGGTGGAGCGGGTGGTGCAGGGAGGGTCCCACGGGGTGAGCGTGGGGGGGACCACGGGAGAGCCCGGCACCCAGACCCTCGAGGAGCGAAAACGGGCCATAGAGGTGGTCCTGGACCAGGTGGCGGGGAGGGTGCCCGTCATCCCCGGAACCGGGGCCCTGCGCCTGGAGGAGACCCTGGAGCTCACCCGCTTCGCCCAGGAAGCGGGGGCGCAAGGGGCCATGGTCATCGTCCCCTACTACGTGAAGCCTAACCAGGAGGGGCTTTACCGCTACTTCGCCGAGGTGGCCAAGGCGGTGCCCGACTTCCCCCTCCTCATCTACAACATCCCCGGGCGGGCGGGGGTGGAGATCGCCCCGAAGACCGTGGCCCGCCTCCGGCGGGACTTCCCCAACATCGTGGGCCTCAAGCACTCCTCCAAGGACCTGGAGTATCTCTCCCAGCTCTTCGCCGAGGCGGGGCGGGACTTCCTCGTCTTCTGCGGCCTGGAAAGCCTCACCCTGCCCATGATGAGCCTGGGGGCGGTGGGCACCATCGCCGCCACCGCCAACTGGCTCCCCAAGGAGGTGGCCCTCCTCTGCGAGAAGGCCCTGGCGGGGGACTACGAGGGGGCACGGGAGCTGCACTACTATCTCCTCGAGGCCAACGAGGCCATCTTCTGGGACACGAACCCCATCCCCCTCAAGACCGTGCTGGCCTGGATGGGGCTTTTGGAGAAGGAGTGGCGGCCCCCCTTGGGCCCCACCACCCCCGAGATAGAGGCGCGGCTTCGCCGGATGGCGGAGCGCTACGGCCTCGTCCCCGTGGAGGCGGCATGA
- a CDS encoding PucR family transcriptional regulator yields the protein MSEALFGQDPISFTALVEDLGLTLQVPTSRPALFLLPEPRPLLPLEGALLLFRPEGNLFRYRAATGFLLPEPDAEVEAFARREGLGLALYPPWLKREEVEKALALRLFALGPGLALASLVDLLLKLPDRPFLGVLHQATGLPLARVAPWGEVLGFAGPVPPRHPEAPGEGRGWLALEAGEGVLVAYGEEGALRRARGLLEVAARLLKVRALERSLERMREESLGAALLEGLILGEAEAERLFAFGFAEGVEWVLALAEPPEVPGRHRLAEERRREATLELRRQAGAYLDRLGVPYLLATRGNRVAAMWQVHSPKKEAEGLLKALIPGSRLGYSAVHADRAVQEAYREALIALKAARAGEALSFTGLDPVAFVLLQQSPEDLKALVERYLPLPPKLLKTLEAYMASGGVEEAANRLHVHPNTLRYRLRRIEAVVGPLGQPETLARVHLALRARDLLLG from the coding sequence ATGTCAGAAGCCCTATTTGGTCAAGACCCCATCTCCTTCACCGCCCTGGTGGAGGACCTGGGCCTCACCCTCCAGGTCCCCACCTCCCGGCCCGCCCTCTTCCTCCTCCCCGAACCCCGCCCGCTCCTTCCCCTGGAGGGGGCCCTCCTCCTCTTCCGCCCCGAGGGGAACCTCTTCCGTTACCGGGCGGCCACGGGCTTCCTCCTCCCCGAGCCCGACGCCGAGGTGGAGGCCTTTGCCCGGAGGGAGGGCTTAGGCCTCGCCCTCTACCCCCCTTGGCTCAAGCGGGAGGAGGTGGAAAAGGCCCTCGCCCTCCGCCTCTTTGCCCTGGGGCCGGGCCTGGCCTTGGCGAGCCTCGTGGACCTCCTCCTGAAGCTTCCGGACCGCCCCTTCCTGGGGGTCTTGCACCAGGCCACGGGCCTGCCCCTGGCCCGGGTGGCCCCCTGGGGGGAGGTCCTGGGCTTCGCCGGGCCCGTGCCCCCTAGGCATCCCGAGGCCCCAGGGGAGGGGCGGGGCTGGCTTGCCCTCGAGGCCGGGGAGGGGGTGCTCGTGGCCTACGGGGAGGAGGGGGCCCTGAGGCGGGCCAGGGGGCTTCTGGAGGTGGCGGCCCGGCTCCTCAAGGTGCGGGCCTTGGAGCGGAGCCTGGAGAGGATGCGGGAAGAGTCCTTGGGGGCGGCGCTTCTAGAGGGCCTCATCCTAGGGGAGGCGGAGGCGGAGAGGCTTTTCGCCTTCGGCTTCGCCGAGGGGGTGGAGTGGGTCCTGGCCCTGGCCGAGCCCCCCGAGGTCCCGGGCCGCCACCGCCTGGCGGAGGAAAGGCGGCGGGAGGCCACCCTGGAACTGAGGCGTCAGGCGGGGGCCTACCTGGACCGGCTTGGGGTCCCCTACCTCCTCGCCACCCGGGGGAACCGGGTGGCGGCCATGTGGCAGGTGCATAGCCCCAAGAAGGAGGCGGAAGGCCTCCTCAAGGCCCTCATCCCGGGAAGCCGCCTGGGCTACTCCGCCGTCCACGCCGACCGGGCGGTGCAGGAGGCCTACCGCGAGGCCCTCATCGCCCTCAAGGCGGCGCGGGCGGGGGAGGCCCTCTCCTTCACGGGCCTGGACCCCGTGGCCTTTGTCCTCCTGCAACAGTCCCCGGAGGACCTAAAGGCCCTGGTGGAGCGTTACCTTCCCCTTCCCCCCAAGCTCCTTAAGACCCTCGAGGCCTACATGGCCTCGGGCGGCGTGGAGGAGGCGGCGAACAGGCTCCACGTCCACCCCAACACCCTGCGCTACCGCCTAAGGCGCATTGAGGCGGTGGTGGGCCCCTTGGGCCAGCCGGAAACCCTGGCCCGGGTCCACCTGGCCCTCCGGGCCCGCGACCTCCTTTTGGGCTAA
- a CDS encoding ABC transporter ATP-binding protein: MAIVEAKGVRKVYRGDGVETEALRGVSLAVEKGEFTALVGPSGSGKSTLLHILAGLDLPTEGEVYVGGVRLDRLGRSARARFRLERIGLVFQAYNLLPVLTALENAAFVLELRGVPKGEREKRALEALAALGLKDKAHRFPRQLSGGEQQRVAVARALAAEPVIVLADEPTANLDSRTGLALIERMKALNEVQGVTFLFSTHDPRLLEHVRRVVRLEDGRIVGEEVR; the protein is encoded by the coding sequence ATGGCCATCGTGGAAGCCAAGGGAGTGCGGAAGGTGTACCGGGGGGATGGGGTGGAAACCGAGGCCCTGCGGGGGGTGAGCCTGGCGGTGGAAAAGGGGGAGTTCACCGCCTTGGTGGGGCCCTCGGGGAGCGGCAAGAGCACCCTCCTCCACATCCTGGCGGGCCTGGACCTGCCCACGGAAGGGGAGGTCTATGTGGGCGGGGTGCGCCTGGACCGCTTGGGCCGCTCCGCCCGGGCCCGTTTCCGCCTGGAACGCATCGGCCTCGTCTTTCAAGCCTACAACTTGCTGCCCGTCCTCACCGCCTTGGAGAACGCCGCCTTTGTCTTGGAGCTCCGTGGAGTCCCCAAGGGCGAGCGGGAGAAGAGGGCTTTGGAAGCCCTGGCGGCCCTCGGCCTAAAGGACAAGGCCCACCGCTTCCCCCGGCAGCTTTCCGGCGGGGAGCAGCAACGGGTGGCGGTGGCGCGGGCCTTGGCGGCCGAGCCCGTCATCGTCTTGGCGGACGAGCCCACCGCCAACCTGGACTCCCGGACGGGCCTCGCCCTCATTGAGCGGATGAAGGCCCTGAACGAGGTCCAGGGGGTCACCTTTCTCTTTTCCACCCACGACCCCAGGCTGCTAGAGCACGTGCGCCGGGTGGTGCGCCTGGAGGACGGGCGCATCGTGGGGGAGGAGGTGCGCTAG
- a CDS encoding ABC transporter permease, with amino-acid sequence MLRLAWRNLLRTPGRNLVTGGVVALVVFLSLVFLSVYAGAFDAFFQATLDRTGHLVVRVEGYQAKEDLESLTFVPPALSLPEGAKAEGVLEGGGLLLAGERSRAVVLTGLTREGFARQKNLLKEGRLPEASGEALVGEALARALKVGVGGEVVAYAPGGLGLGVYAFRVVGLLDLPETHLEARTLMVLLEDAQALLAPGRVSRLEIRLPGVGLYDLKPLEDLKACLASGLPGLQVETWLEANPLYAALLPLYDTVMGVYVGIFFALGGLILLNALYLSLVERVREFGLLAALGLTGRRLMALVFWESFLLVGVAALVGTAAGLLLHLELADGFRLPLPAWILEQYREFGLPEVLYGRLGVKEVLLTLGYAVGVALLAALWPGWLASRLEPVDAMRYVP; translated from the coding sequence GTGCTGCGCCTCGCCTGGCGCAACCTCCTAAGAACCCCGGGGCGGAACCTCGTCACGGGCGGGGTGGTGGCCCTCGTGGTCTTCCTCTCCTTGGTCTTCCTCTCGGTGTACGCGGGAGCCTTTGACGCCTTCTTCCAGGCCACCCTGGACCGCACGGGGCACCTGGTGGTGCGGGTAGAGGGCTACCAGGCGAAGGAGGACCTGGAAAGCCTCACCTTCGTGCCCCCCGCCCTTTCCCTGCCGGAAGGGGCCAAGGCGGAGGGGGTTTTGGAAGGGGGTGGGCTTCTCCTCGCCGGGGAAAGGAGCCGGGCGGTGGTCCTCACGGGGCTTACCCGGGAAGGTTTTGCAAGGCAGAAAAACCTCCTAAAGGAAGGCCGCCTTCCCGAGGCCTCGGGGGAGGCCCTTGTGGGCGAGGCCTTGGCCCGGGCCTTGAAGGTGGGTGTGGGGGGCGAGGTGGTGGCCTACGCTCCCGGGGGCCTGGGGCTTGGGGTGTACGCCTTCCGGGTGGTGGGGCTACTGGACCTGCCGGAAACGCACCTGGAGGCCCGCACCCTCATGGTCCTCTTGGAGGACGCCCAAGCCCTTTTGGCCCCGGGGCGGGTGAGCCGGCTGGAGATCCGGCTTCCGGGGGTGGGCCTTTACGACCTGAAGCCCCTGGAAGACCTGAAGGCGTGCCTGGCGTCCGGGCTTCCCGGGCTTCAGGTGGAAACCTGGCTCGAGGCCAACCCCCTTTATGCCGCCCTCCTGCCCCTTTACGACACGGTGATGGGCGTCTATGTGGGGATTTTCTTCGCCCTAGGGGGGCTTATCCTCCTCAACGCCCTCTACCTTTCCCTGGTGGAGCGGGTAAGGGAGTTTGGGCTCCTTGCAGCCCTGGGGCTCACGGGGAGGCGGCTCATGGCCTTGGTCTTTTGGGAAAGCTTCCTCCTCGTGGGGGTGGCGGCCCTGGTGGGGACGGCGGCGGGGCTACTTCTCCACCTGGAGCTTGCCGATGGCTTCCGCTTGCCGCTACCCGCCTGGATCTTGGAGCAGTATAGGGAGTTCGGCCTGCCGGAGGTCCTCTACGGGCGGCTTGGGGTGAAGGAGGTCCTCCTCACCCTGGGCTACGCCGTGGGGGTGGCGCTTTTGGCCGCCTTGTGGCCGGGGTGGCTGGCCTCGAGGCTGGAGCCCGTGGACGCCATGCGCTACGTGCCGTAG